From a region of the Rathayibacter sp. VKM Ac-2804 genome:
- a CDS encoding VOC family protein, translating into MTITGPDFLSLQVRDLERSAEFYETRLGLSRRPGPPHAVVFDTKPIPFAIRDLMPGTELPAEPGRGVALWLHATEVAALHDDLAAAGVPITSAPAEGPFGLTFTFADPDGYLITLHDRA; encoded by the coding sequence ATGACGATCACCGGCCCCGACTTCCTCTCCCTCCAGGTCCGCGACCTCGAGCGCTCCGCCGAGTTCTACGAGACCCGCCTCGGCCTCTCCCGCCGCCCCGGCCCGCCGCACGCCGTCGTCTTCGACACCAAGCCGATCCCCTTCGCCATCCGCGACCTGATGCCGGGCACCGAGCTCCCCGCCGAGCCCGGCCGCGGCGTCGCCCTCTGGCTGCACGCCACCGAGGTCGCCGCCCTGCACGACGACCTCGCCGCCGCCGGCGTCCCGATCACGTCGGCCCCCGCCGAGGGCCCCTTCGGCCTGACCTTCACCTTCGCCGACCCGGACGGCTACCTGATCACCCTCCACGACCGCGCCTGA
- a CDS encoding MarR family transcriptional regulator has protein sequence MSHDGESTARIELDTSVGYVLKEASSALRVAMEAALRPLGITVTAYSCLELLAHRPGLSGSELARGAFVTRQSMNVLLQSLERDGHLIRAETAPSGRALPTRLTASGEELLGEASAAVRAVEERMLTGLDGARIRELHALLRSCAEALA, from the coding sequence ATGAGTCACGACGGCGAGAGCACCGCGCGGATCGAGCTGGACACCTCCGTCGGCTACGTGCTGAAGGAGGCGTCCAGCGCCCTGCGCGTCGCGATGGAGGCGGCGCTGCGGCCGCTCGGGATCACGGTCACCGCCTACTCCTGCCTCGAGCTGCTGGCGCACCGGCCGGGCCTGTCCGGCTCGGAGCTCGCGCGCGGCGCCTTCGTGACACGCCAGTCGATGAACGTCCTGCTGCAGTCGCTGGAGCGCGACGGCCACCTGATCCGCGCGGAGACGGCGCCGAGCGGGCGGGCGCTGCCGACGCGCCTCACGGCGTCCGGCGAGGAACTGCTCGGCGAGGCGAGCGCGGCCGTCCGGGCGGTCGAGGAGCGCATGCTGACGGGGCTCGACGGGGCTCGGATCCGGGAGCTGCACGCCCTGCTGCGCTCCTGCGCGGAGGCGCTCGCCTGA
- a CDS encoding DUF3349 domain-containing protein, translating into MAATDPAAPDSAPADGVVARVVSWLRAGYPSGVPETDYVPLLGLLQRSLTRDELEQVVRQLLSDAVRADAAGEEFSAARMRARIEETLLGPALPEDLVRVSARLASAGWPLARPEELAEPERPASERAGLVTRVVRWLRAGYPSGLPEQDFVPLLALLRRRLSDEEVAEVAARLAAEGGLATSRVDVGTAIAGVTSELPSDADIERVRLSLAEHGWPEELAS; encoded by the coding sequence ATGGCGGCGACCGACCCGGCAGCGCCCGACTCCGCTCCCGCGGACGGCGTCGTGGCGCGGGTGGTCAGCTGGCTCCGGGCGGGCTACCCCTCCGGGGTGCCCGAGACCGACTACGTGCCGCTGCTCGGCCTCCTCCAGCGCAGCCTGACCCGCGACGAGCTGGAGCAGGTCGTCCGGCAGCTGCTCTCCGACGCCGTGCGCGCCGACGCCGCGGGCGAGGAGTTCTCGGCGGCCCGGATGCGCGCCCGCATCGAGGAGACGCTGCTCGGGCCCGCGCTGCCCGAGGACCTCGTCCGGGTCTCGGCCCGGCTCGCGAGCGCGGGCTGGCCGCTGGCCCGCCCGGAGGAGCTCGCGGAGCCGGAGCGCCCGGCCTCCGAGCGCGCGGGACTCGTCACCCGCGTCGTCCGCTGGCTGCGCGCAGGCTACCCCTCGGGGCTGCCCGAGCAGGACTTCGTGCCGCTGCTCGCGCTGCTGCGCCGCCGGCTCTCCGACGAGGAGGTCGCGGAGGTCGCGGCCCGCCTCGCCGCGGAGGGCGGGCTGGCCACGAGCCGCGTCGACGTCGGCACGGCGATCGCCGGGGTCACCTCGGAGCTGCCGTCCGACGCGGACATCGAGCGGGTCCGGCTCTCGCTGGCCGAGCACGGCTGGCCGGAGGAGCTCGCGAGCTGA
- a CDS encoding VOC family protein — MSRERVTGIGGFFFAARDPEALARWYAEHLGIDEVPMEYGAPSWRQDAGTTVLAPMPAGSEPLGPAGWTLNLRVHSLDALVAQLRAAGITVEIDPETYPNGRFADLHDPEGNRLQLWQPAGADA; from the coding sequence GTGTCGCGCGAGAGGGTCACGGGCATCGGCGGCTTCTTCTTCGCCGCGCGCGACCCGGAGGCGCTGGCGCGCTGGTACGCCGAGCACCTCGGCATCGACGAGGTGCCGATGGAGTACGGAGCCCCCTCGTGGCGCCAGGACGCCGGCACCACCGTCCTCGCCCCGATGCCGGCCGGCTCCGAGCCGCTCGGCCCCGCCGGCTGGACCCTGAACCTCCGCGTGCACTCGCTCGACGCGCTCGTCGCCCAGCTCCGCGCCGCGGGCATCACCGTCGAGATCGATCCCGAGACCTACCCGAACGGCCGATTCGCCGACCTGCACGACCCCGAGGGCAACCGCCTCCAGCTCTGGCAGCCGGCGGGCGCGGACGCCTAG
- a CDS encoding inorganic phosphate transporter, whose product MDPFILLALVIVTALAFDFTNGFHDTANAMATSIATGALKPKVAVTLSAVLNLVGAFLSIEVALTVTNAVVKIQDSSGAPDPALLEGGGSALLLIVLAGLIGGIVWNLLTWLLGLPSSSSHALFGGLIGSALAGLGLNGVNWAGDGSKLDGVVGKVILPALMSPVLAGAVAAIGTWLVFRVIGNLADRRIHRGFRIGQIGSASLVSLAHGTNDAQKTMGVITLALIAAGGWSDTESVPFWVKLSCALAISLGTYIGGWRIIRTVGKGLVEIDTPQGMAAESASAAVILASSHLGFALSTTHVATGSILGSGVGRPGAQVRWRVALRMVIAWVITLPAAALMGAVMWWIGHLVGGAAGGILMTAVLVAVAVFIYVRSRRDSIGAHNVNDEWSDAGTAAKQTAGV is encoded by the coding sequence GTGGATCCCTTCATCCTTCTCGCGCTCGTCATCGTCACCGCCCTGGCGTTCGACTTCACCAACGGCTTCCACGACACGGCGAACGCGATGGCCACGTCCATCGCGACCGGCGCGTTGAAGCCGAAGGTGGCCGTCACCCTCTCCGCCGTCCTCAACCTGGTCGGCGCGTTCCTCAGCATCGAGGTGGCGCTGACCGTCACCAACGCGGTCGTCAAGATCCAGGACTCCAGTGGCGCGCCCGATCCGGCGCTGCTCGAGGGCGGCGGTTCGGCGCTGCTGCTGATCGTGCTCGCCGGCCTGATCGGCGGCATCGTCTGGAACCTGCTCACCTGGCTGCTCGGCCTGCCCTCGAGCTCGTCGCACGCGCTCTTCGGCGGCCTGATCGGCTCGGCGCTCGCCGGCCTCGGCCTCAACGGCGTCAACTGGGCGGGCGACGGCTCGAAGCTCGACGGCGTCGTCGGCAAGGTGATCCTGCCCGCGCTGATGTCCCCGGTGCTCGCCGGCGCGGTCGCCGCGATCGGCACCTGGCTCGTCTTCCGCGTGATCGGCAACCTGGCCGACCGCCGCATCCACCGCGGCTTCCGGATCGGCCAGATCGGCAGCGCCTCGCTCGTCTCGCTCGCGCACGGCACCAACGACGCGCAGAAGACCATGGGCGTCATCACCCTCGCGCTGATCGCGGCCGGTGGCTGGAGCGACACCGAGTCGGTGCCGTTCTGGGTCAAGCTCAGCTGCGCGCTCGCCATCTCGCTCGGCACCTACATCGGCGGCTGGCGGATCATCCGCACCGTCGGCAAGGGCCTCGTCGAGATCGACACCCCGCAGGGCATGGCCGCCGAGAGCGCCTCCGCCGCGGTCATCCTCGCCTCCAGCCACCTCGGCTTCGCCCTCTCGACCACGCACGTCGCGACCGGCTCGATCCTCGGCTCCGGCGTCGGCCGGCCCGGCGCGCAGGTCCGCTGGCGCGTCGCTCTCCGGATGGTGATCGCCTGGGTGATCACGCTCCCCGCCGCCGCCCTGATGGGCGCCGTGATGTGGTGGATCGGCCACCTGGTCGGCGGGGCCGCGGGCGGCATCCTGATGACCGCCGTGCTCGTCGCCGTCGCCGTCTTCATCTACGTCCGCTCGCGCCGCGACAGCATCGGCGCCCACAACGTCAACGACGAGTGGTCGGACGCGGGCACCGCGGCCAAGCAGACCGCCGGCGTCTAG
- a CDS encoding VOC family protein — MTDAISPRDFRSAPGTADWRVVGDGARAYFRTGDRGAGSFAAGAALIAAIAALAEEAGHHPDVDLRCGGVGVRLISHDVGDISERDLGLAREISAAARALGLAAEPAAVQSLQIAIDAVDVAAVRAFWRAVLGYSPVEDADLADPRALGPNLWIQRIEQPRAERNTIHLDLYLPRDAIEARLAAALAAGGRVVNEENAPEWWTLADPEGNEVDLAPWRDDSEWSA, encoded by the coding sequence ATGACCGATGCGATCTCCCCGCGCGACTTCCGCTCCGCCCCCGGCACCGCCGACTGGCGGGTCGTCGGCGACGGCGCCCGCGCCTACTTCCGCACCGGCGATCGCGGGGCCGGCTCCTTCGCCGCGGGGGCCGCCCTCATCGCCGCGATCGCCGCCCTCGCCGAGGAGGCCGGCCACCACCCCGACGTCGATCTGCGCTGCGGCGGCGTCGGGGTGCGCCTCATCAGCCACGACGTCGGCGACATCAGCGAGCGCGACCTCGGCCTGGCGCGCGAGATCTCCGCCGCCGCCCGCGCGCTCGGCCTCGCCGCCGAGCCGGCCGCGGTGCAGAGCCTGCAGATCGCGATCGACGCCGTCGACGTCGCCGCGGTGCGCGCCTTCTGGCGGGCCGTGCTCGGCTACTCCCCCGTCGAGGACGCCGACCTCGCCGACCCGCGCGCTCTCGGCCCGAATCTCTGGATCCAGCGGATCGAGCAGCCGCGGGCGGAGCGCAACACGATCCACCTCGACCTCTACCTGCCCCGCGACGCGATCGAGGCCCGCCTCGCCGCGGCCCTCGCCGCCGGCGGCCGCGTCGTGAACGAGGAGAACGCTCCGGAGTGGTGGACCCTCGCCGACCCCGAGGGCAACGAGGTCGACCTCGCCCCCTGGCGCGACGACAGCGAGTGGAGCGCCTGA